The DNA sequence CGCGTACCGGCGCGGCATGCCCTCGACGCCCAGCCAGTGCTGGATCAGGAAGGTGCCGTGGAAGCCCAGGAACAGCAGCCAGAAGTGGATCTTGCCCAGGCGCTCGTTGAGCATCTTGCCGGTCCACTTGGGCCACCAGAAGTAGAACCCGGCGAACATGGCGAACACCACGGTGCCGAACACCACGTAGTGGAAGTGCGCCACCACGAAGTAGGAGTCCGAAACGTGGAAGTCAAGCGGCGGCGAGGCCAGGATGATGCCGGTAAGACCACCGAAGAGGAAGGTGATCATGAAGCCGAGGCTCCACAGCATCGGCGTCTCGAAGGTCAGCGACCCGCGCCACATGGTGCCGATCCAGTTGAAGAACTTCACGCCGGTGGGCACTGCGATGAGCATGGTCATGAACGAGAAGAACGGCAGCAGGACGGCGCCGGTGACGTACATGTGGTGGGCCCACACCGTGACCGAGAGGGCCGCGATGGCGATCGTGGCGTAGACCAGGCCCTTGTAGCCGAAGATCGGCTTGCGGCTGAACACCGGGAAGATCTCCGAGACGATGCCGAAGAACGGCAGCGCGATGATGTACACCTCGGGGTGTCCGAAGAACCAGAACAGGTGCTGCCAGAGGACGGCACCGCCGTTCTCAGGATCGAAGATGTGGGCACCGAACTTGCGGTCCGCGCCGAGGGCGAACAGGGCGGCGGCCAGCGGCGGGAACGCCATCAGGACCAGGATCGCGGTGATCAGGGTGTTCCAGGTGAAGATGGGCATACGCCACATGGTCATGCCCGGAGCGCGCATGCAGATGATGGTGGTGATGAAGTTGACCGCACCGAGGATGGTGCCGAAGCCGGACAATGCCAGGCCGAAGACCCACAGATCGCCGCCGATGCCCGGGGTGAACGTGGTGTTGGACAGCGGCGCGTAGGCGAACCAGCCGAAGGATGCAGCACCCTGCGGGGTGATGAAGCCGGAGACGGCGATGGTGGAGCCGAACAGGAAGAACCAGAAGGCCAGTGCGTTCAGACGCGGGAACGCGACGTCGGGCGCGCCGATCTGCAGCGGCATGATCACGTTGGCGAAGCCGGCGAACAGCGGGGTAGCGAACATCAGCAGCATGACGGTGCCGTGCATGGTGAACAGCTGGTTGTACTGTTCCTTGGTCTGCAGGATCTGCATGCCGGGCTCGAAGAGTTCCGCACGGATCAGCAGGGCCATGACGCCGCCGAGGCAGAAGAACACGAAGGACGCGATCAGGTACATGTACCCGATGGTCTTGTGGTCAGTGGAGGTGATCCAGTTGACGACGATGCGCCCCTTGGATTTGGGTACCACGGGAGCCGACAGGACCCCCGTGGGTGCGGATTGGGTGTACGTAGCCACGTCGCTCCCCTTACTTGGTTTCGTTCAGGTTCGGGTTGCGGTCGTACTCCACGCCGAGCAGGCCGGTGTTGCCTTCAGCCTTGAGCTGGTCCATGTGGGCCTGGAATTCAGATTCCGACACCACCTCGACGCGGAACAGCATTTCGGAGTGGTACTCGCCGCAGAGTTCGGCACACTTACCGTCGTAGGTGCCCTCTTTAGTGGGGGTGAACCGGATGTAGTTGGTCTTGCCGGGAATCATGTCGCGCTTCTGCAGGAAGGCGGGAACCCAGAAGGAGTGGATGACATCGCGGGCGTTGAGCTCGAGGTCAACGGACTTGTTCACCGGCAGGTACAGCGTGGGGAGCTGTTCCTTGTCGATGGTGTTGCCGGTGAGGTGCGCCTGGACGCCGGCCTCGTGGAGGTCTTCCTGGATGACATCGCCGGACTTGTAGTTGAAGTCCCAGGCCCACTGCTTGCCGCGGACGTCCACGACGACGTCGGCAGGCTGTGAGCGGTCATCGATGGCCTGCTGGTCACGGTCCGTGAAGTAGAAGAACACCAGGACCATGAAGATCGGGATGGTGAGGTAGAAGACTTCCAGCGGAAGGTTGAAGCTGGTCTGCCGCGGGAAGCCCACGGTTCCCTTGCGGCGCCGGTAAGCGACCACGCACCAGATGATCAGGCCCCACGTGATGGCGCCGACTACGAGCGCAGCAATCCATGAGTTGACCCAGAGGTCCATGATGCGGTC is a window from the Arthrobacter sp. NicSoilC5 genome containing:
- the ctaD gene encoding cytochrome c oxidase subunit I gives rise to the protein MATYTQSAPTGVLSAPVVPKSKGRIVVNWITSTDHKTIGYMYLIASFVFFCLGGVMALLIRAELFEPGMQILQTKEQYNQLFTMHGTVMLLMFATPLFAGFANVIMPLQIGAPDVAFPRLNALAFWFFLFGSTIAVSGFITPQGAASFGWFAYAPLSNTTFTPGIGGDLWVFGLALSGFGTILGAVNFITTIICMRAPGMTMWRMPIFTWNTLITAILVLMAFPPLAAALFALGADRKFGAHIFDPENGGAVLWQHLFWFFGHPEVYIIALPFFGIVSEIFPVFSRKPIFGYKGLVYATIAIAALSVTVWAHHMYVTGAVLLPFFSFMTMLIAVPTGVKFFNWIGTMWRGSLTFETPMLWSLGFMITFLFGGLTGIILASPPLDFHVSDSYFVVAHFHYVVFGTVVFAMFAGFYFWWPKWTGKMLNERLGKIHFWLLFLGFHGTFLIQHWLGVEGMPRRYADYLVEDNFTWMNQFSTVASFVLGASLIPFFWNVYITWRKAEKVQVDDPWGFGASLEWATSCPPPRHNFTSLPRIRSERPALDLHHPELRQVHTVDSPAPAAAVLGNADQKDTAQ
- the coxB gene encoding cytochrome c oxidase subunit II; the encoded protein is MSSQNRTGSRRKTITTISSLAIAGALVLTGCSPEVEKGWMPTERGTTSNTDRIMDLWVNSWIAALVVGAITWGLIIWCVVAYRRRKGTVGFPRQTSFNLPLEVFYLTIPIFMVLVFFYFTDRDQQAIDDRSQPADVVVDVRGKQWAWDFNYKSGDVIQEDLHEAGVQAHLTGNTIDKEQLPTLYLPVNKSVDLELNARDVIHSFWVPAFLQKRDMIPGKTNYIRFTPTKEGTYDGKCAELCGEYHSEMLFRVEVVSESEFQAHMDQLKAEGNTGLLGVEYDRNPNLNETK